Proteins found in one Arthrobacter sp. U41 genomic segment:
- a CDS encoding glutamyl-tRNA reductase yields the protein MVLFSLVATHADIDLETVALLSTGASELATSALAGSPAVAGAIVLATCNRFEIYGEAPRPDDVAEARAALIAQLSGSTGLNEQLVASSFNTRTGPDVTKHLFSVSSGLDSAVVGEREIAGQVRRALITAQHEGTASSGLIRLFQAASKTAKDVGAQTALGARGLSVVSVALDLATELSVDPDWSSKKVVVFGTGAYAGATMSLLRERGCTDVSVYSSSGRAAGFVDTRGGTALDGETLPAAVAAADVMIGCSGADTRVEAAELARVRADSPQPLIAIDLALTHDFDPAVGTLDGVELLTLESVRLAAPQEQAESLAQASSIVAGAASVFEQEREARSVDSAIVALRRHTMNVLDTEMEKVRARHGCTAAAEEVEFALRRMVKQLLHVPTVRARELAANGQQEDYVAALEALYGITVEQPAKVSGAGCPVVHDTAANTAVPNAGVLNSAGAETRRHTA from the coding sequence GTGGTTCTTTTTTCTCTGGTGGCGACCCACGCTGACATCGACCTCGAGACCGTTGCTCTACTGAGCACCGGCGCTTCGGAGCTCGCAACATCCGCCCTCGCCGGATCGCCGGCCGTGGCGGGTGCCATTGTCCTTGCCACCTGCAACCGCTTCGAAATCTATGGTGAAGCGCCCCGCCCGGATGACGTCGCCGAGGCCCGCGCGGCCCTCATCGCCCAGCTCAGCGGATCCACCGGGCTCAACGAACAGCTCGTCGCGAGTTCCTTCAACACACGCACGGGCCCTGACGTTACCAAGCACCTCTTCTCGGTCAGCTCCGGGCTGGATTCCGCCGTCGTCGGGGAGCGTGAGATCGCCGGCCAGGTGCGCCGGGCCCTGATTACGGCCCAGCACGAGGGAACGGCCAGCTCCGGCCTCATCCGGCTGTTCCAGGCGGCGTCCAAGACCGCCAAGGACGTCGGAGCGCAGACCGCACTGGGCGCCCGCGGCCTCTCGGTCGTCTCCGTCGCCCTGGACCTCGCCACCGAGCTCTCCGTGGACCCCGACTGGTCCAGCAAGAAAGTTGTTGTGTTCGGCACCGGCGCCTACGCCGGAGCCACCATGTCGCTGCTGCGCGAACGCGGCTGCACGGACGTCTCCGTCTATTCTTCCTCCGGCCGCGCCGCCGGTTTCGTCGACACCCGCGGCGGGACCGCACTGGACGGCGAGACCCTCCCGGCCGCCGTCGCCGCCGCCGACGTTATGATCGGCTGCAGCGGCGCGGACACCCGCGTGGAGGCCGCAGAACTGGCCAGGGTCCGGGCGGACTCACCTCAGCCGCTGATCGCCATCGATCTGGCCCTCACCCACGACTTTGATCCCGCCGTCGGGACACTTGACGGCGTCGAGCTGCTCACGCTGGAATCGGTCCGCCTGGCCGCCCCGCAGGAACAGGCCGAATCGCTGGCCCAGGCCAGCAGCATTGTGGCCGGCGCGGCCAGCGTGTTCGAGCAGGAGCGCGAGGCCCGCTCGGTGGACTCGGCAATCGTCGCCCTGCGCCGGCACACCATGAACGTGCTGGACACGGAGATGGAAAAGGTCCGGGCCCGCCACGGCTGCACCGCCGCGGCCGAAGAAGTTGAATTCGCGCTCCGCCGGATGGTCAAGCAGCTGCTGCACGTCCCCACGGTCCGGGCCCGCGAGCTCGCCGCCAACGGCCAGCAGGAAGACTACGTCGCCGCCCTCGAGGCGCTCTACGGCATCACGGTCGAGCAGCCCGCAAAGGTGTCCGGCGCCGGGTGCCCGGTTGTCCACGACACGGCTGCAAACACGGCGGTTCCGAACGCCGGGGTTCTGAACTCCGCCGGGGCCGAAACCCGCCGGCATACTGCCTAG
- a CDS encoding ferrochelatase — protein sequence MSPLDPQEAVTAATTLNEVTEAGRMAPKDYDAVLLASFGGPEGQDDVLPFLRNVTRGRGIPDERLEEVSHHYRANGGISPINQQNRELKAGIEAELAARGIELPVFWGNRNWAPYIPQTLQDIYDAGHRKVLMVTTSAYSCYSSCRQYREDIGIALTDTGLDGKLEVDKVRQYFDHPGFVEPFIEGTAAGLADVRARLAADGTPGAPVHILFATHSIPIRDAEAAGRSDAEPRHFEEDSAYVEQHLATGTEVIRRVETETGDTAPWSLVYQSRSGAPHVPWLEPDINDAIEELAGQGVKGVVIVPLGFVSDHMEVVWDLDTEALETCERLGLAASRVPTPGTHRKFVGGIVDLICERTAANNIADWPHLTKLGPWYDVCRPGCCANFRGEKPTIAGADTTTGTGHDPYPAAAAAPAAGQEAL from the coding sequence ATGAGCCCGCTGGATCCCCAGGAAGCCGTCACAGCCGCCACCACGCTCAACGAGGTGACCGAAGCCGGCCGGATGGCCCCCAAGGATTACGACGCCGTGCTCCTGGCCTCCTTCGGCGGACCCGAAGGACAGGATGACGTCCTGCCGTTCCTGCGCAACGTCACCCGCGGCCGCGGGATCCCGGACGAGCGGCTCGAAGAAGTCTCGCACCACTACCGCGCCAACGGCGGCATCAGCCCGATCAACCAGCAGAACCGGGAGCTCAAGGCCGGCATCGAGGCCGAGCTCGCCGCCCGCGGAATCGAACTGCCGGTGTTCTGGGGCAACCGCAACTGGGCCCCCTACATCCCGCAGACCCTCCAGGACATCTACGACGCCGGGCACCGCAAGGTCCTGATGGTCACCACGAGCGCATACTCCTGCTACTCCAGCTGCCGCCAGTACCGTGAGGACATCGGCATCGCGCTGACCGACACGGGCCTGGACGGAAAGCTCGAGGTCGACAAGGTCCGCCAGTACTTCGACCACCCCGGCTTCGTCGAGCCGTTCATCGAAGGAACCGCCGCCGGCCTCGCCGACGTCCGCGCCCGGCTGGCCGCGGACGGCACCCCCGGCGCGCCGGTGCACATCCTGTTCGCCACGCACTCCATCCCCATCCGTGACGCCGAGGCGGCGGGCCGCTCCGATGCCGAACCGCGCCACTTCGAGGAGGACTCCGCCTACGTCGAGCAGCACCTCGCCACCGGCACCGAGGTCATCCGCCGGGTGGAAACCGAGACCGGCGACACCGCCCCCTGGTCCCTCGTCTACCAGTCCCGCTCCGGTGCCCCGCACGTGCCCTGGCTGGAACCGGACATTAACGATGCCATCGAGGAACTCGCCGGGCAGGGCGTCAAGGGCGTTGTGATCGTGCCGCTTGGCTTCGTCAGCGACCACATGGAAGTTGTCTGGGACCTCGATACCGAAGCCCTGGAAACCTGCGAAAGACTGGGCCTCGCCGCGAGCCGCGTTCCCACGCCCGGCACGCACCGCAAGTTCGTTGGCGGCATCGTGGACCTGATCTGCGAGCGGACCGCCGCGAACAACATCGCCGACTGGCCGCACCTGACCAAGCTCGGTCCCTGGTACGACGTCTGCCGCCCGGGCTGCTGTGCCAACTTCCGCGGTGAAAAACCCACCATCGCGGGCGCCGACACCACCACCGGCACCGGCCACGACCCCTATCCGGCCGCCGCCGCCGCTCCGGCAGCAGGTCAGGAAGCATTGTGA
- the hemQ gene encoding hydrogen peroxide-dependent heme synthase has protein sequence MSHTSAETVTKTESASEETAEQFFTLWTVFKRSADVVRSADAAGEFDALTARLAEAGVVHRGSYDVSAMRADADIMVWLHGPQPEALQRAVRDIRRSKLFTGTEIAWSAMGVHREAEFAKNHTPAFSRGVEPAEWLCVYPFVRSYEWYLLPDAERGTMLRDHGMLGRDFPQVISNTVSSFALGDWEWILGLEAPELVDLVDLMRHLRATEARHHVREEIPFYTGRRVSAAEIAEVLS, from the coding sequence ATGAGCCACACTTCTGCCGAAACTGTCACTAAAACTGAATCAGCAAGCGAAGAAACAGCCGAGCAGTTCTTCACCCTCTGGACGGTTTTCAAGCGCTCCGCCGACGTGGTCCGCAGCGCCGATGCTGCCGGGGAGTTCGACGCCCTCACCGCGCGGCTGGCCGAGGCCGGCGTGGTCCACCGAGGCAGCTACGACGTTTCGGCGATGCGCGCGGACGCGGACATCATGGTCTGGCTTCACGGCCCCCAGCCGGAAGCCCTGCAGCGCGCGGTCCGGGACATCCGCCGCAGCAAACTGTTTACCGGCACCGAGATCGCCTGGTCCGCCATGGGCGTACACCGGGAGGCCGAGTTTGCGAAGAACCACACCCCCGCCTTCTCCCGTGGTGTCGAACCGGCAGAGTGGCTCTGCGTCTACCCGTTCGTGCGCTCCTATGAGTGGTACCTGCTGCCCGACGCCGAACGCGGCACGATGCTGCGCGACCACGGCATGCTGGGCCGGGACTTCCCCCAGGTCATCTCCAACACCGTGTCCTCCTTCGCCCTCGGCGACTGGGAATGGATCCTCGGCCTCGAAGCCCCCGAACTCGTGGACCTCGTGGACCTGATGCGCCACCTGCGCGCCACCGAAGCCCGCCACCACGTCCGCGAAGAAATCCCGTTCTACACCGGCCGCCGGGTGAGCGCTGCCGAGATTGCCGAGGTCCTTTCATGA
- a CDS encoding protoporphyrinogen/coproporphyrinogen oxidase, translating into MDAAGGAAVGSAAQPAAQTAVVVGGGISGLLAARELARAGVRTTVLEASGTWGGCVGSHVVAGLTLDSGAESFATRSSAVAELAGELGLGAEIVAPNPGGAWVQLPDGARELPRTGVLGIPANPWDPEVRRSLGLPGSLRASLDKLLPASLGTRAEATSVSALVRARMGRRVLERLVAPVVGGVHSADPDVLDIDMVAPGLRAGIREHGSLAAAVAAQRNGSPQQGTRRGAAGPLPAGVPAAGPPSPGLQKAGSAVAGLRGGMHTLIAALLAELRRHGVTLLESTRADSVERTAGGWRVSAGGTAHDAGLLVVAVEGPAAVALLTGAVPELAGRRPEPGPDVSLVTLVLDLPPLDARPRGTGVLVAPQSPGIQAKALTHATAKWGWLADQAGPGTHVVRLSYGRGDARHGAQARPEPGTDAELFAAALRDASALLSIPVTAGDVVDWDVVRWGGALPFASLGHKRRVAEVRSICAADGTLAVVGGWLSGNGLAAIVADTPNQVRHLLS; encoded by the coding sequence ATGGACGCAGCCGGCGGCGCCGCTGTGGGGTCCGCAGCGCAGCCCGCAGCACAGACCGCCGTGGTGGTCGGCGGCGGCATCTCGGGCCTGCTCGCGGCCCGCGAGCTCGCCCGCGCCGGTGTCCGCACCACGGTCCTGGAGGCCTCGGGCACGTGGGGCGGCTGCGTCGGCAGCCACGTGGTGGCCGGACTGACCCTGGACAGCGGCGCCGAGTCCTTCGCCACCCGCTCCTCGGCCGTGGCAGAGCTGGCCGGCGAGCTCGGCCTTGGCGCCGAGATCGTTGCGCCCAATCCCGGCGGCGCCTGGGTCCAGCTGCCCGACGGCGCCCGCGAACTTCCCCGCACCGGGGTACTCGGCATCCCGGCCAACCCGTGGGACCCGGAAGTCCGCCGCTCCCTGGGCCTCCCCGGTTCGCTCCGGGCCTCGCTGGACAAACTGCTGCCCGCCTCGTTGGGCACCAGGGCCGAGGCCACCAGCGTCTCGGCGCTCGTCCGCGCCAGGATGGGTCGGCGCGTGCTCGAACGGCTCGTGGCACCGGTCGTCGGCGGTGTCCATTCCGCGGACCCGGACGTCCTCGACATCGACATGGTCGCACCTGGCCTGCGCGCCGGGATCCGGGAACACGGATCCCTCGCCGCCGCAGTCGCGGCCCAACGCAACGGTTCCCCACAGCAGGGGACCCGGCGCGGGGCCGCCGGGCCGCTGCCGGCCGGGGTGCCGGCGGCGGGGCCGCCGTCTCCCGGGCTGCAGAAGGCGGGATCGGCCGTCGCCGGACTCCGCGGCGGCATGCACACCCTCATCGCCGCGCTGCTGGCGGAGCTGCGCCGCCACGGCGTGACGCTGCTGGAGAGTACGCGGGCCGACTCCGTGGAGCGCACTGCCGGCGGCTGGCGGGTTTCCGCCGGCGGCACCGCGCACGACGCCGGACTCCTGGTCGTCGCGGTGGAGGGCCCGGCCGCCGTCGCGCTGCTCACCGGCGCCGTGCCGGAACTGGCCGGCCGCCGCCCCGAGCCCGGACCCGACGTCAGCCTGGTCACACTCGTGCTGGATCTGCCGCCGCTCGACGCGAGGCCGCGCGGCACCGGGGTCCTGGTCGCGCCGCAAAGCCCGGGAATCCAAGCCAAGGCCCTCACCCATGCCACGGCCAAATGGGGATGGCTGGCGGACCAGGCCGGCCCCGGCACCCACGTTGTCCGGCTGTCCTACGGGCGCGGTGACGCCCGGCACGGCGCCCAGGCCCGGCCGGAGCCCGGCACCGATGCCGAGCTGTTCGCGGCCGCCCTGAGGGACGCGTCCGCCCTGCTTTCCATTCCGGTCACCGCCGGGGACGTGGTGGATTGGGACGTTGTCCGCTGGGGCGGCGCCCTGCCCTTCGCCTCGCTCGGACACAAGCGCCGGGTCGCCGAGGTGCGGAGCATCTGCGCCGCGGACGGCACCCTGGCTGTGGTGGGCGGCTGGCTTTCCGGCAACGGCCTCGCAGCGATCGTGGCCGACACCCCGAACCAGGTCCGGCACCTGCTCTCCTGA
- a CDS encoding 4a-hydroxytetrahydrobiopterin dehydratase, with protein sequence MAATEDVLTEDQVDAALRGLPDWRYRLGGLVTVYKAPAAAAALELIAAVGRLAEEQNHHPDLDWRYNRVFLRYSSHDAGDEVTRRDVAAAAAAGAAAAGIGATAEPGLYRTIEVVIDSEDPAAISEVWRVALGYRRGGSDDLVDPFGRGPTLWFQQTSTPSPSRLHLDIHRSKAESGPVLEKTAATGALMNRDHAPNWVVVTDTQGNQLCLCTEAGTGSEVPEA encoded by the coding sequence ATGGCAGCCACTGAGGACGTCCTCACCGAGGACCAGGTCGACGCGGCCCTCAGGGGGCTGCCGGACTGGAGGTACCGGCTCGGCGGTCTCGTCACGGTCTACAAAGCGCCGGCAGCAGCCGCGGCGCTGGAACTGATCGCCGCCGTCGGACGCCTGGCCGAGGAACAAAACCACCACCCGGATCTGGACTGGCGCTACAACCGCGTGTTCCTCCGGTACAGCTCCCACGACGCCGGCGACGAAGTCACGCGGCGTGACGTTGCAGCCGCAGCGGCCGCCGGCGCGGCAGCGGCCGGAATCGGCGCCACCGCGGAGCCTGGCCTGTACCGGACCATCGAGGTGGTCATCGATTCGGAGGACCCCGCCGCCATCTCGGAGGTCTGGCGGGTGGCCCTCGGCTACCGCCGGGGAGGCTCCGATGACCTGGTGGACCCCTTCGGGCGGGGCCCGACGCTCTGGTTCCAGCAGACGTCCACCCCCAGCCCCAGCCGGCTCCACCTCGACATCCACCGCAGCAAGGCCGAGTCCGGCCCGGTGCTGGAAAAGACCGCAGCCACCGGAGCCTTAATGAACCGTGACCACGCACCCAACTGGGTCGTGGTCACGGATACGCAGGGAAACCAGCTGTGCCTCTGCACCGAAGCGGGTACCGGATCCGAGGTGCCGGAGGCCTGA
- the hemC gene encoding hydroxymethylbilane synthase has product MSVRIGTRASKLALTQTQQTADQLAAVGGFPVELVHIRTDGDVLTGSLSQMGGTGVFVAALRDALLQDKCDVAVHSLKDLPTGAAPGLTLAATPKRVDVRDVLCARDGFKLADLPTGATVGTGSPRRAAQLRAARPDLDIRDIRGNVETRLGRVPGLPGNSTAAVVEGKSCDLDAVVLAAAGLHRIGRLDAVSEFLETGVMLPAAGQGSLAIECRSADAPRKAGSTEGSQGVLAQALAALDDPDTRLAVTAERALLARLEAGCAAPVGAYAYRKGSLLHLEAVVCAVDGTATIRDTKATDGLTEVGATLLGIELAEVLLARGASDIADLAAS; this is encoded by the coding sequence GTGAGCGTCCGGATCGGAACCCGCGCCAGCAAACTGGCCCTGACCCAGACCCAGCAGACCGCGGACCAGCTGGCCGCAGTCGGCGGCTTCCCGGTCGAACTGGTCCACATCCGGACCGACGGCGATGTCCTCACCGGATCGCTGTCCCAGATGGGCGGCACCGGCGTCTTCGTGGCGGCCCTGCGCGATGCGCTGCTGCAGGACAAATGCGATGTCGCGGTGCACTCGCTCAAGGACCTGCCCACCGGCGCCGCCCCCGGGCTGACGCTCGCGGCGACGCCGAAACGGGTCGACGTCCGCGACGTGCTTTGCGCCCGCGACGGGTTCAAGCTCGCGGACCTGCCCACCGGCGCCACCGTCGGCACGGGTTCCCCGCGGCGCGCCGCCCAGCTGCGTGCCGCCCGCCCGGACCTGGACATCCGCGACATCCGCGGCAACGTCGAGACCCGGCTCGGCCGCGTGCCCGGGCTGCCGGGCAACAGCACCGCTGCCGTGGTCGAAGGCAAAAGCTGCGACCTCGACGCCGTCGTCCTCGCCGCCGCCGGACTGCACCGGATCGGCCGGCTTGACGCGGTCAGTGAGTTCCTCGAGACCGGGGTGATGCTGCCCGCCGCCGGGCAGGGCTCCCTGGCGATCGAATGCCGCTCAGCCGATGCGCCCCGCAAGGCAGGATCCACCGAAGGCTCCCAGGGCGTGCTGGCGCAGGCCCTCGCCGCCCTCGACGACCCTGACACCCGGCTCGCCGTCACCGCCGAACGGGCGCTCCTGGCCCGCCTCGAAGCCGGCTGCGCCGCGCCGGTGGGCGCTTACGCCTACCGCAAGGGCAGCCTGCTGCACCTTGAAGCCGTGGTCTGCGCCGTCGATGGAACAGCCACGATCCGGGATACGAAGGCCACGGATGGACTCACCGAGGTCGGGGCGACCCTGCTCGGGATTGAGCTCGCCGAAGTCCTGCTGGCCCGCGGGGCCTCCGACATCGCGGACCTGGCCGCGTCCTGA
- a CDS encoding DUF3107 domain-containing protein, which translates to MEVKIGIQNIGREIVLESSQDADAVAKVVGEALAKGTELRLTDEKGRQIIIPANVLGYVEIGAEEVRRVGFGAL; encoded by the coding sequence GTGGAAGTAAAGATCGGCATACAGAACATCGGCCGCGAAATTGTGCTGGAATCGTCCCAGGACGCCGACGCCGTGGCCAAGGTGGTCGGCGAGGCCCTCGCGAAGGGCACCGAGCTGCGCCTGACGGACGAAAAGGGCCGCCAGATCATCATTCCGGCGAACGTCCTGGGCTATGTTGAAATCGGCGCCGAGGAAGTACGCCGCGTCGGTTTCGGCGCCCTCTAG
- a CDS encoding thiazole synthase, protein MGGTTLAAAPGVSLPAADPFTVDGVQLGSRLIMGTGGAPSLDGLGAALLASGTELTTVAMRRYSPAEAGSLFQLLLDHNIRVLPNTAGCFTAKDAVLTAELAREALETDWVKLEVIADEHTLLPDAVELVEATEQLVGRGFKVFAYTNDDPVLALRLENLGAAAVMPLGAPIGTGLGILNPHNIELIVARASVPVVLDAGIGTASDAALAMELGCDAVLLATAVTRAQNPVLMGEAFKHAVIAGRLAKKAGRIPRREHALASSAMEGRAEFL, encoded by the coding sequence ATGGGAGGGACCACACTGGCAGCGGCGCCGGGAGTATCGCTGCCCGCCGCGGATCCGTTCACGGTCGACGGCGTGCAGCTCGGGTCGCGCTTGATCATGGGCACCGGCGGGGCGCCGAGCCTGGACGGACTGGGGGCAGCCCTGCTGGCGTCCGGCACCGAACTGACCACCGTCGCGATGCGCCGCTACTCGCCCGCGGAGGCCGGATCGCTGTTCCAGCTGCTGCTGGACCACAACATCCGGGTGCTGCCCAACACCGCGGGCTGCTTCACCGCCAAGGACGCCGTGCTGACGGCTGAACTTGCCCGCGAAGCCCTCGAAACGGACTGGGTGAAGCTGGAAGTCATCGCCGACGAGCACACCCTGCTCCCGGACGCCGTGGAACTCGTCGAGGCCACCGAGCAGCTTGTGGGCCGGGGATTCAAGGTGTTCGCCTACACGAACGATGACCCGGTCCTGGCCCTGCGGCTGGAAAACCTCGGCGCCGCCGCAGTGATGCCCCTGGGCGCGCCGATCGGCACCGGCCTGGGCATCCTGAATCCGCACAACATCGAACTGATCGTCGCCCGCGCCTCCGTTCCCGTAGTCCTGGACGCGGGGATTGGCACCGCCTCGGACGCCGCCCTGGCGATGGAGCTTGGCTGCGACGCCGTGCTCCTGGCCACGGCCGTGACGCGGGCGCAGAACCCGGTGCTGATGGGGGAGGCCTTCAAGCACGCGGTGATCGCCGGTAGGCTGGCAAAAAAGGCCGGCCGGATCCCGCGCCGGGAGCATGCGCTGGCCTCCTCGGCAATGGAAGGGCGGGCCGAATTCCTGTAG
- a CDS encoding TetR/AcrR family transcriptional regulator, with the protein MPRDERRAQLLAAAQEVFVANGYHGAAMDEIAETAHVSKPVLYQHFPSKRELYLALLDSELSKLIALLLGALNSTTDNDERVQAVMRAYFRFIASDDQAHRLVFESDLVNDPDVSARLEAFNKTFADAVARVIAEDTKLPELEAQLLGRGLAGMAQISARYWLETDGNLDLDVASDLIYRLAWRGISRFPKET; encoded by the coding sequence TTGCCCCGCGATGAACGACGGGCGCAACTGCTCGCGGCCGCCCAGGAAGTCTTCGTGGCCAACGGCTACCACGGGGCCGCGATGGACGAAATCGCCGAGACCGCCCACGTCAGCAAGCCCGTGCTGTACCAGCACTTCCCGTCCAAGCGCGAGCTGTACCTGGCCCTGCTGGACAGCGAGCTCAGCAAACTGATCGCACTGCTGCTGGGGGCCCTCAACTCCACCACGGACAACGACGAACGCGTCCAGGCCGTGATGCGCGCCTACTTCCGCTTTATCGCCAGCGACGACCAGGCCCACCGCCTTGTTTTCGAGTCCGACCTCGTCAACGACCCCGATGTCAGCGCCCGGCTGGAGGCTTTCAACAAGACCTTCGCCGACGCCGTCGCGCGGGTCATCGCGGAGGACACGAAGCTGCCCGAACTGGAGGCCCAGTTGCTGGGCCGCGGTCTCGCCGGTATGGCACAGATCAGTGCCCGGTACTGGCTGGAAACGGACGGCAATCTTGACCTCGATGTGGCCAGCGACCTGATCTACCGTTTAGCTTGGCGCGGAATCTCCCGCTTCCCCAAGGAAACCTAG
- the moeB gene encoding molybdopterin-synthase adenylyltransferase MoeB produces the protein MASKFTQNAAPAAPENAPAAPGPLVEPAEGLSPAEVERYSRHLIIPEIGAIGQRRLKNARVLVIGAGGLGSPALLYLAAAGVGTLGIIDDDTVDLSNLQRQVIHGVADVGRPKTESARDAIAALNPLVEVRLHNVRLDASNALELFAGYDLILDGADNFATRYLVNDAAAILGKPYVWGSIFRFDGQVSVFWERYGPTYRDLYPEAPPAGSVPSCGEGGVFGMLCAAVGSLMVTEAVKLITGVGRSLLGRVALFDALGGTWREIRVSRDPAAERITELTDYEAFCGITPAADAGTEHTVTATQLATMLASRTAGLKDFHLIDVREAGEHEIVRIDGAVLIPQGRILAGEAWHELPQDADIVFHCKAGTRSAAVLAAARAAGYERVSHLDGGILAWVREVEPGKPVY, from the coding sequence ATGGCTTCCAAGTTCACCCAAAACGCAGCCCCCGCAGCCCCGGAAAATGCGCCCGCCGCGCCCGGCCCGCTGGTGGAGCCGGCCGAGGGCTTAAGTCCGGCTGAAGTCGAACGCTACTCCCGGCACCTGATCATCCCGGAAATCGGGGCGATCGGGCAGCGCCGCCTGAAGAACGCCAGGGTCCTGGTGATCGGCGCCGGCGGCCTCGGCTCGCCCGCGCTGCTTTACCTGGCCGCCGCGGGCGTGGGCACCCTGGGCATCATCGACGACGACACCGTGGACCTGAGCAACCTCCAGCGTCAGGTGATCCACGGGGTCGCGGATGTGGGCCGGCCCAAGACCGAGTCCGCCCGCGACGCCATCGCGGCCCTGAACCCGCTGGTGGAGGTCCGGCTGCACAATGTCCGCCTTGACGCCTCCAACGCCTTGGAACTGTTTGCCGGCTACGACCTCATCCTCGACGGGGCCGACAATTTCGCCACCCGGTATCTCGTGAACGACGCCGCAGCGATCCTGGGCAAGCCGTACGTCTGGGGTTCGATCTTCCGCTTCGACGGGCAGGTCAGCGTCTTCTGGGAACGGTACGGCCCCACCTACCGGGACCTGTACCCGGAGGCGCCGCCCGCAGGCTCCGTGCCGTCCTGCGGGGAGGGCGGTGTGTTCGGGATGCTCTGCGCTGCCGTCGGCTCGCTGATGGTGACGGAGGCCGTCAAGCTGATCACCGGCGTCGGGCGCTCCCTGCTGGGCCGGGTGGCGCTCTTCGACGCGCTCGGCGGGACCTGGCGTGAAATCCGGGTCTCCCGCGATCCCGCGGCGGAGCGGATCACGGAACTGACCGACTACGAGGCTTTTTGCGGGATCACGCCCGCCGCGGACGCGGGCACCGAACATACCGTCACGGCAACCCAGCTGGCCACGATGCTGGCCTCCCGCACGGCCGGGCTCAAGGACTTCCACCTCATCGATGTACGGGAGGCCGGGGAGCACGAGATTGTCCGGATCGACGGGGCGGTGCTGATTCCGCAGGGCCGGATCCTGGCCGGTGAGGCCTGGCATGAGCTTCCGCAGGACGCGGACATCGTGTTCCACTGCAAGGCCGGAACCCGGTCCGCGGCCGTCCTCGCAGCCGCCCGGGCCGCCGGCTACGAGCGCGTCAGCCACCTCGACGGCGGCATCCTGGCGTGGGTGCGTGAGGTAGAGCCCGGAAAGCCGGTCTACTGA
- the hemE gene encoding uroporphyrinogen decarboxylase translates to MTPSTAATPEISGLDAGHPLMDGRTADSALITAYRGGKPSRRPVWFMRQAGRSLPEYLKLREGVAMLDSCLRPELASEITLQPVRRHDVDAAIFFSDIVIPLKLAGVGVDIVPGVGPVLDKPVRTAADVAALPQLTWEALEPIREAVRLTVAQLGSTPLIGFAGAPFTLAAYMVEGKPSRDHLGPRTMMHADPETWTALANWAADASGMFLRAQLEAGASAGQLFDSWAGSLGLADYQRFVAPASARALDHVRHLGAPLIHFGTGTSELLVAMRDVGVDVVGVDYRLPLDEANRRLGGTVPLQGNIDPALLSAPWEVLEAHIREVIAAGASAPGHVLNLGHGVPPDTDPDVLTRVVKLIHSISPE, encoded by the coding sequence ATGACTCCTAGCACTGCGGCAACTCCTGAAATCTCCGGCCTTGACGCCGGGCACCCGCTGATGGACGGCCGCACCGCGGATTCCGCGCTGATCACCGCATACCGCGGCGGCAAACCCTCCCGCCGCCCGGTCTGGTTCATGCGCCAGGCCGGCCGCTCGCTGCCCGAGTACCTCAAGCTGCGCGAGGGCGTCGCCATGCTGGATTCCTGCCTGCGCCCCGAGCTGGCCTCCGAGATCACCCTGCAGCCGGTCCGCCGCCACGATGTCGACGCCGCCATCTTCTTCTCCGATATCGTCATTCCCCTCAAGCTGGCCGGAGTCGGCGTGGACATCGTCCCCGGTGTCGGCCCGGTCCTGGACAAGCCGGTCCGCACCGCGGCCGATGTCGCGGCCCTGCCCCAGCTGACCTGGGAAGCCCTGGAGCCGATCCGCGAAGCCGTCCGGCTCACCGTCGCCCAGCTGGGGAGCACCCCGCTGATCGGCTTCGCCGGCGCGCCGTTCACACTCGCCGCGTACATGGTGGAAGGAAAGCCCTCCCGCGACCACCTCGGCCCGCGCACCATGATGCACGCCGATCCCGAGACCTGGACCGCGCTGGCGAACTGGGCCGCGGACGCTTCGGGCATGTTCCTCCGCGCGCAGCTGGAAGCCGGCGCCTCCGCCGGCCAGCTCTTCGACTCCTGGGCGGGCTCGCTTGGCCTGGCCGACTACCAACGCTTCGTCGCTCCGGCCTCCGCCCGCGCCCTGGACCACGTGCGGCACCTCGGTGCCCCGCTGATCCACTTCGGCACCGGCACCTCGGAACTGCTCGTCGCCATGCGCGACGTCGGCGTCGACGTCGTCGGGGTGGACTACCGGCTGCCGCTGGACGAAGCCAACCGCCGGCTCGGCGGCACGGTGCCGCTGCAGGGCAACATCGACCCCGCCCTGCTGTCCGCCCCGTGGGAGGTGCTGGAAGCCCACATCCGCGAAGTCATTGCCGCCGGAGCCTCGGCCCCCGGGCACGTGCTGAACCTCGGCCATGGCGTGCCGCCGGACACAGATCCCGACGTGCTGACGCGCGTTGTCAAACTTATCCACTCGATTTCCCCGGAGTAG